The SAR324 cluster bacterium sequence GGAGATTTCCTTTTTTATATCATTAATATTTAATTTTATTTAAATTTTTATTCACGGCCTGTTTGGTGGGTATTTCTCATAGACCTGCATATAACGAAATGGTGGGTCGAAATTACCATATTCTTGAACCCTTGTTGATTCCAGTACCATATTTCCAAGTCGATTTGCATTTATGAATGGTCTTTTACGAACCCCAACATGGATCATGAATACATTTTCAGCCATTATTTTTCCTGCCTCTCGACCCAAGGCTATTCCTTCTTCAATGCTAGTTGTGTTAGCTTGTTTTAACAATCGAGTAAATTCATTGTATTCCTTTGAAAAGCCACCATTTTCGTATGCTTTTACATGAAAATTTGGTGATCCAGGCTTCGTTGGAATCCATTTATCAATCATCAGTAATGGCTCATTATACGACTCAAAATCATGAGTTGATAATTCAAAATTACCAGAGGTGAAATTTTTATTGTGCAGTGTTTGATGCTTTTCATTTAGGATCAAATTGACACCTATACCTCTCACTGTTTCAACGATCATTTCTGACATTGGTGTGTAGAGATCATGAGCATACATATCCCAGATCAACTCTAATTTCTCACCTGATGGTAATTCTCTTATACCATCATTATCTCTGTCAATTATATTAGCATCATCAAGAATTTCTTTTGCCTTTTTGGGATCATATTCTGAATATAGATATCCCGAATTTTCATCGAAATATGGTGAATCGGGTGCCCAAGCCGATCCGATGGGCGTCATCAAGTCAAAAGCTAAAGTTCGTGAAATTGCTTGTCTATCAATAGCCAACGATATTGCTCTCCTGAAATCTATACTCCGATTTATCTTTCGTGCATCTGCATTTTCTGAATCAAAATTAAAGTTAATCTTCATCCCTGGCGCGTTAGAGAATCCGATTGAGTAATCCCTTTGGGGTTTTCCTTGCTCTTCGAGCCACATTGAGTAATGTGGGAAACCTGTCCACATATGATCGTGGTCAAATTCACCTGTCATATTTCCTAACCCGACTGCTGGTCTGTCTCCTGCTACTATTATTTCGAATTCATCAAAGTAAGGTAATTGATTGCCTTCTGAATCCACCTTCCAATAGTATGGATTTCTAGTCATGTGTAGTTTTCCATCGGGCACATATTCGTCTACAACCCATGCATTCAATGTAACTCTTCCTCCCTCAGAATTGACACCCAGGATTTTTAACTTTTCATTAAGCGTTTCATAATTTGATTGGCTATTATATTTAGGATGCCATGTTTTAAAGTGATGTTTTGGCAATGCTTGCCAAACTACATTTGCATATTTCTTTTCAAATAGGAATGCAGTCTCATCGTAGTCAAATACAATTGTATGATCATCTATCTTTGTTATTTTCGGGAAGTCACCTTCTGCATCATAGAAATTACTTTCATAAAACCATATATAAGCAACTTTTTCATCATTTACGATATCTTCCATAAAAAAGATTACATCATCAGTGGTAAATGGCTCACCATCAGACCATTTTATTCCTTTCCTCAAATTAATCGTTAATTTTGTTCCATCATCGTTCCACTTCCATGATTCAGCCAGATTAGGTTTAATTGGACCTTGTGCTGGAAAGGGATAGGAAAATTGGAAAAATCCATTTCTGTCTGCCCGTGACGGCAATCGTTCATCATCTAAAAAGAATGCTGTGCCGAGTACTAGTTTACCGCCATATTTTCCAACTTCGCTTACTGGATTTTCTACTAATGGATTCTCTGGTAATCTTTCCTCTAAGGGTGGAAGTTTCCCCTCATCTACCATTTTTTTGAGCATTGGAGATTCTCCTCCAATTGCACCCACAACAGGTATGATTAAAGATGCCAGCAAGCTGGTAACTTTTTTCGCAATCATGTTGCCTCACTCTTGATAAGTTTTTATGTTTGAGTTGTGGCATATGCCACAATCCGTTCGACAATAGAATCAGAACTTGGTTTTATCTGAAATATTATGAATATGTCAAGCAAAAATTAAATTTATCTTTTCTTTTAAAACATATTCACTTTTTAAATAATTGATTTGTTCAACACCTTTTTTCCCTATGTTTTTCAACACTTTTTTCATTTAATTATAGATTCTATT is a genomic window containing:
- a CDS encoding ABC transporter substrate-binding protein, whose amino-acid sequence is MIAKKVTSLLASLIIPVVGAIGGESPMLKKMVDEGKLPPLEERLPENPLVENPVSEVGKYGGKLVLGTAFFLDDERLPSRADRNGFFQFSYPFPAQGPIKPNLAESWKWNDDGTKLTINLRKGIKWSDGEPFTTDDVIFFMEDIVNDEKVAYIWFYESNFYDAEGDFPKITKIDDHTIVFDYDETAFLFEKKYANVVWQALPKHHFKTWHPKYNSQSNYETLNEKLKILGVNSEGGRVTLNAWVVDEYVPDGKLHMTRNPYYWKVDSEGNQLPYFDEFEIIVAGDRPAVGLGNMTGEFDHDHMWTGFPHYSMWLEEQGKPQRDYSIGFSNAPGMKINFNFDSENADARKINRSIDFRRAISLAIDRQAISRTLAFDLMTPIGSAWAPDSPYFDENSGYLYSEYDPKKAKEILDDANIIDRDNDGIRELPSGEKLELIWDMYAHDLYTPMSEMIVETVRGIGVNLILNEKHQTLHNKNFTSGNFELSTHDFESYNEPLLMIDKWIPTKPGSPNFHVKAYENGGFSKEYNEFTRLLKQANTTSIEEGIALGREAGKIMAENVFMIHVGVRKRPFINANRLGNMVLESTRVQEYGNFDPPFRYMQVYEKYPPNRP